The Thunnus albacares chromosome 21, fThuAlb1.1, whole genome shotgun sequence genome window below encodes:
- the LOC122972266 gene encoding clavesin-1-like — MTHLHAGLSSETTEKARLELNENPDTLHQDIQQVRDMIVTRPDIGFLRTDDDFILRFLRARKFDQVETFRLLAQYFQFRQQNLDMFQSFKVDDPGIKRALMDGFPGVLETPDQHGRKILILFASNWDQSRNSFTDILRAILLSLEVLIENPELQINGFILIIDWSNFSFKQASKLTPNILKLAIEGLQDSFPARFGGIHFVNQPWYIHAMYTIIKPFLKDKTRKRIFLHGNNLNSLHQLIQPECLPSEFGGTLPPYDMGIWARTLLGPDYNDETEYTLTYDALHVRENCGGGGDKEMMKRSQSAVEPGTLRQTDRETSTPLLALD, encoded by the exons ATGACGCACTTACACGCCGGCCTGAGCTCCGAGACGACAGAGAAGGCTCGCTTAGAGCTGAATGAAAACCCGGACACTCTGCACCAGGACATCCAGCAG GTTCGGGACATGATCGTGACGCGACCGGACATCGGTTTCCTGCGGACGGACGACGACTTCATCCTCCGCTTCCTGAGAGCCAGGAAGTTCGACCAGGTGGAAACCTTCAGACTGCTGGCTCAGTATTTCCAGTTCAGGCAGCAGAACCTCGACATGTTCCAGAGCTTCAAG gtggaTGACCCTGGTATTAAGCGAGCGTTGATGGACGGTTTCCCGGGCGTTCTGGAGACTCCGGACCAACATGGCCGAAAAATCCTCATCCTTTTCGCATCCAACTGGGACCAgagcag gAACTCCTTCACAGACATCCTGCGGGCGATCCTCCTCTCTCTGGAGGTTTTGATAGAGAACCCGGAGCTCCAGATCAACGGTTTCATCCTCATCATTGACTGGAGCAACTTCTCCTTCAAACAGGCCTCTAAGCTCACTCCCAACATCCTCAAACTGGCTATTGAAGGCCTCcag GACAGTTTTCCAGCTCGGTTTGGGGGAATCCATTTTGTGAATCAGCCCTGGTACATTCACGCCATGTACACCATCATCAAACCTTTCCTCAAAGACAAGACAAGGAAAAGG aTCTTCCTCCACGGTAACAACCTGAACTCGCTCCACCAGCTCATCCAGCCCGAGTGTTTGCCGTCGGAGTTCGGCGGGACTCTGCCGCCGTATGACATGGGCATCTGGGCCCGGACGCTGCTGGGACCGGACTACAACGACGAGACTGAGTACACGCTGACCTACGACGCCCTGCATGTCAGGGAGAActgcggaggaggaggagacaaggagaTGATGAAGAG gtCTCAGTCAGCGGTCGAACCAGGAACTCTCCGACAGACGGACAGAGAGACAAGCACGCCACTACTGGCCCTGgactga